In a single window of the Nicotiana tomentosiformis chromosome 8, ASM39032v3, whole genome shotgun sequence genome:
- the LOC138897489 gene encoding uncharacterized protein, with product MAKELKNLIGRVQSVEGGKGIEDLNYEDLCIQPYVELSEGYKPPKFEMFNGTGDPKVHLRTYCDKLVGVGKDERIRMKLFNTENAQDVFYIQNLKKKPTETFREYATQWRSEAAKVRPTLEEEQMNKFFVRAQDPQYYERLMVIENHKFSDIIKLGERIEEGIKSRIVTTFEALQATNKALQSGGISKKKEVDAWINPNKTCAYHSGMKGHTIDECRTLKDKIQTLIDTKVIQAKEAAPNVRNNPLLNHRCEGVNVIETDVEWDSKGSIGLIQEGDDPKTSPVTLTPIVVQTQAPLKVEVTAPTPFEVEVTTPFTVMVSPTPSYKSDVIPWDYVAEARRKGKAKMEETGTTQGMTRTGRVYTPEHLGGTSKEAASKPPVIETGPDDLWRKVQAREYSVVEHLNKTPAQISIL from the exons atggcaaaAGAACTCAAGAACCTCATTGGCAGAGTTCAGAGTGTCGAAGGTGGAAAGGGCATTGAGGATTTGAATTATGAGGACTTGTGCATTCAACCATATGTAGAACtttcggagggttacaaacctcccaagttcgaaatgttcaacggaactggtgatccgaaagtGCATCTAAGAACATActgtgacaaacttgtaggggttggcaaagatgaacgaattcgtatgaagct gttcaacacagaaaacGCACAAGACGTTTTctatattcaaaatctcaagaagaaaccaactgaaaccttccgcgagtatgctactcagtGGAGATCTGAAGCTGCGAAAGTAAGGCcgacacttgaagaagaacagatgaataagttcttcgtcagagctcaagacccgcaatactacgaaaggctgatggttattgaaaaccataaattttctgacatcatcaagctgggagaaagaatagaagaagggatcaagagCAGAATAGTGACAACTTTCGAAGCACTCcaggccacaaataaagctttgcagtcaggaggtatctccaagaagaaagaagtggatgca TGGATTAACCCAAACAAGAcgtgtgcctatcactcaggcatgaagggtcataccattgatgagtgtcgcactctgaaggacaagattcagacattaattgacactaaagtcatacaggcaaaggaggctgcacccaatgtTCGTAACAATCCTCTTCTGAATCACAGATGTGAGGGAGTAaatgtgatagagaccgatgtAGAATGGGATTCGaaagggtcaattggactcattcaggagggggatgatcctaaaacatctccagtcaccctcacgcccattgtggtacaaacccaagcaCCGCTTAAAGTCGAGGTAACCGCACCAACACCGTTTGAAGTTGAGGTAAccacacccttcactgtgatggtatcACCCACgccatcttacaagtctgatgttataccatgggattatgttgcagaagcgagaaggaaaggaaaagcaaaaatggaagaaacaggtacaacacaaggcatgaccagaactggAAGGGTTTATACACCTGAGcacttgggaggaacaagcaaggaaGCTGCATCTAAGCCGCCTGTCATTGAAACTGGTCCTGACGACCTTTGGAGAAAAGTGCAAGCAAGAGAATACTCTGTGGTTGAGCATTTGAACAAAACTCCCGCTCAGATATCTATCTTGTGA